In Lolium perenne isolate Kyuss_39 chromosome 5, Kyuss_2.0, whole genome shotgun sequence, the sequence ACAGTtaaattggcggcctctgaaagagagacgtatcagtaatcaatgaagaaaacatcaagaaagATGCGGAATATCATGGGGATTTTTTACCCAATAAATTCTTGACGGATTCACGGAGGACACCTTCCTTCTCATCAAtcgcagccgccgctgcacgcctaGCATCTTGATCATCCTTCATCTGACGCTTCAGCCTCTTTACTTCTTCCTTCAGCAAGGCGTTCTCACTCTTGGCATCGGTAGCAAGCCTGTTGGCTTCAACCACCCGATCAGCCGATGATTTGATGGCCTTCCAAAGTTGGGAGTTTTCGGCCTCAAGGCGAGTGAATTGTTCAGCAAAGTCCGCCATGGCATCGACTGTAGCGTAAATCGGTTGCAGCCAGAAAAAATCAAGAGGAGTCAGACGATAGAAACTCGGCAAAGCCAGACAAGCTAAGAACTTACATGATCACGGCCAGCCGACGGAGTGGGAGCATCATCAGGAGGAATAACTCTCGATACTGGGACCTTCTCCACACCCGTTCGTGAGGGAGGTGttgacttggcaggagaaggattAGACTCCTTAGCCGATGCTGCTTTCACAGAGGCTAGCTTGGCCCTCTTCGCGAGAGGAACATCATCATCATCGGAGCTACTTAAGTACAGTACACAGTTAGCATGCAGGATGACGGGAAATAAATTAAAACAAAAAGAGTATAGATGCTCACAGATCCAGATCATCTTCGTCCGCAAAGAAACTTGTTGAGctcttcttagcaggaggaggcgaagcagcttcgtcggcatcattatctcctcttctAGGGCTCGATTCAGCCGAAGTGATAAGGTCATCGTGTACCTGCTTACGACGCCTGCTCCTGAGGAAGGCGTCGTCTTCGGCAGCTTCCtcttcttggacatcgctgtcctcaagaacgtgctgaacatcctcggttccctcagaatcatcatcatcctccagtACGAcgccgctctcgggtgagggaggataacattgggcaACAGTGGGAGCCTGTAAAAGGAAAAAAAACTTGTAAGGCACAGACAGGAAAAGAAATAATGACAATAAACGAGGAGCAGTAAGGTTACCTCGGACGGGAGGTGCTTGAGATAATAAggaggacgagccgatgtcaagacaatggtgtccttcgtactaaggcatgttaggcgacgaacTTCGTCCCAAAGCTCATctgccgacaggtcggcagagttgatccttgacttgtcacttttgccagtataaagccacATCTGGTGAGGGCgggacatcagcggctgcacttgatgttgcaggaacactgaaactacttcagtgcagcgcatcgtcatgcctcctgtattcttcaaagtgactatctgctcaaacagttcatcggctgtcgccttttcttcgggagaaagggcgttttgcCAAGACTTCTTCTTTTGAGCTATCAAAACATCATCCCAAAGAGGGAGATTCGAACGCCGCCTAGGAACGGCGGagtctcgcaggtagaaccacttgttgcgccagccctggatggattccttcatcggatagtcaaagtagtcgacctccttcctgacgacgaagccaacgccaccgacgatgGGGGGGACATTACTGTCATTGTGATGCTTCACATAGaaaatcttcctccaaaggccccagtgaggctcaatgccgaggaaggcctcgcagacggtaataaaaatggaaaggtggaggatggaatttggggtcagctgccagagctgaatcccatagaagaaaaggagggagcgaagaAGGGTACTAAATAGATCCAATTATGTGTTATATTGTGAGATGCTTTCATCACATGTTATTAGTATAATCTTCAAGTTTTTATCTTGTGTATGATTCCTTAGACCTTGAGAATATCAAGTGTACTAAATATAAACCAACTTGTGAATAAATGAAATATCAAAGCCATGTTCCTTTCCCATGCTCCTAAAGGATAATAGCCAAATATTTGCACATGATTTAATAGATAGACAATATTCATCAACTTGGACAAACGTTGGACACTGATCAATGGCAACAAACAACAAAGCGACTTTTGTcccaaactagaagccatgaggaTGCTATGTCGCCGTCCTCGATTCTAGCACGAACCTGGTAGTTTAGATTAAGAAAACACAATTCATATGAATGATATTGCAGGTACTCCTTGCGTCTAAAAATAGGTGTCTCAACTGCGTCTAGACACCTATTTTTAGACGGAGGGGCTAGTAAAAATAAAATACAGATTTGCTATCAACTAAGAATTTATAAAGTCCCAGTCACCCGAAAAAGGTGCATGGGTTGCACTTGCAATAAAATACGGATTTGTTGTCAACAAAAAATTATTAAGTCTCGGTTACCCAAAAAAACGTGCATAAGTTGCACTTGCACTTTTCTCTCGATCCGTTATGCTTATTTTTTAAACTGCAATCGTACTTTTCTTTTTAGATGAGTGAGACTTAAGAAAAGCTCATAGACATACACAGTCCCCATAGAATAACTATTGCATGCAATTACCACTTTGAAAACCCACGTGAGACATCACGTCTTTTATCACAATGGGAGAAACACCAAGTTCACCTagccaaaaaagaaaagaaaacaatcTGACAACTATTTTTAACGAAAGCAAATGCTTTAGCTCAAACATGGACACTAACCACGCATCTTGAAGCTGCTAACATAACATGCCGGCTGCTAACATGTGTATTTTCTAGCTGTTTTTTTATAAAATAAAAAAGTGCAAAGCTGCTCTGTCTAGCAAGTTGTTACGGGCCTGGAAGTTCGGCAGCTCCAAATCGAGTTGCCTTGACGAGGCAACTATGCGGTGCGCGATTTATTTTGCACGCGCGACCTAACTACACCCGGCATCGACTATTGGACCAAGAAATTGTCGTGTTAATTAGTCGCAGACTCGATATCGCCGCCAGATCCATCAATCGATCGACATGTCTCCGTCGGAAAATCGCAGCCGCCCTACGGCCAGCTCCGACGGCGTGGCTCCACCGTGGTCTTCTCTTCCCATGGATCTCGTCCACCTGGTCGGCTGGCGGGTGCTCGCCGGAGACCTGCTGGACTACGTCCGGTTCCGCGCCGTATGCGCACACTGGCGGTCCAGCACGGTCTGCCCGCTCGGACGTGGCATCGTCGACCCGCGCTTCCACCCGCGCCGCTGGATGATACTACCCGAGGGCCACGGCGTCCACCCCGGTGACGGCAAGAAGCGCTTCCTCAACCTCTCCACCGGAGCTTTTGCCCGCGTTCGGCTGCCGCTCTTAACCGAGCACCGAGTCCTCGTGTCGGCCGAAGGCCTCCTCCTCCTGGGGCCGTACAGCCGCCGAGACACTGGCACGATCTTGATCCTTCACCCCTTCACCGGCGACATCGTGAAGCTTCCGCCGCTCATGCCCCTCCTGGAATCATACTGGGCGATGCTTCCTGGCATGGGACGACATTACTATATGCAACTCGATTTCGTTGCCTCCTTGAGTGTGAGCGCAGATGGAACAGTGGCGGTCATGATCGTGCATCAATATTTACCCTGCGTATTGTTCGCTACCACCAAGGATGAGCAATGGAGGGCCTCGTCATGGGACCTCGCACCCCTCTCCCGGCCAATTTCATTCCAAGGCAGGTTATACATCTTGACGCCACCCGCCACACATGGCAGCCAGCAACTGATTATGCTGGTCGGTCCACCTCGTCATGAGCACGCTACGATGCCATCTTCTTTGGCACCGCCAAAGTTGATTGCCACGTGTCCCAAAGGAAAATATCATCATCGCCTCTTTCTGATCGGTCTAGCGGAATGTGACTCGCAGATCTTAGCGATTGGTTTCGAGGAACTGCGAGGATTATTTATTTGCAAAGTTGCAGATCTTACCATGGGCAAAGTTTCCCCCATGCCAAGCATCGGAGGCAACACTATCTTCCTTATCGAGCGGAGTACGAGAATCCAAAGCGGTGATATTATTATCTCAAGGAGTATGACTAGCAGTTGTAGGGTGATGCCAACCGTTCAGAGCGATACCATTGTATGTCGTCGTCAGAATTATCCTTGGCAGTATCACCTCGGCACTGGTAATTGCTCACGGATAATGTGTGGATGTGGCGTCCAAGATGGTTACACCATAGAAGGAGGTTGCAATTGTGGCCTCATCTACCACATCTACCACTGCTGCCATTGTCCCGATGACTGGTTGAGCACATATGTATTCAAAGTTTAGCTATCCTGCAGTCAGAACCTTGATTCTTTTGCTATGTATCGTGAGCCCCAATGGTTGAATTATATCCTATATGTGTATTTAAATTTTTGTTATCCCGCAGTTAGAGCTTTGACTTTTTTGCTTTTTATCGTGAGCCCAATGGTTTCATTATATCCTAACAGAAGTATACATAGTTTCATAACGAGATTCATACAAGACTGAACCTGGAGAATTAATAGTGTACTagcaaaaatgcccgtgcgttgctacgggttgtTTTTTACTAATTTTTACGTTGAATTTCACTATGGACACAATTTTAAATTCCTTTTTTCTATCCTTGACCATCTTTTGCCAAGGGAAACCAAGAGCACATAAAATGGACATGcactatgttcttgtttttgttatcAACCACAAAAACAAATCACAAGACAAAAAATTATGAAGGGTAAAATATTCATGGAAGATCTGAACTCCCCTTAATTTGCAAGGTACAGTTTGTAGTACACATGTTTATTCACTTCTTTCTTTACAAAAGATCAGAATAAATAACCAAATCTGTAATAGCAATTCATATGTTTGTTATACGGAGTAATTCTCACCTATTAACATGAACTGCAAGTACAAAATTAAAACATCTGAAAAAATTACATTCCTAGAAGACAGTAAAACACCAAATATAGAATGTGAAGAAAAAATATCTAtggagataaaaagaaaatattGCTCCTACTCTCTATTTGCCGAAAGATTGTAgtacataagagcatctccaacaggcgcgactAAAGGCGCGCGCTAAATAAACTGCCGATTGGCGCGTGGGAGCCCGTGGAACCTCCAAAGTTGCCGCATCGACTACCGTGCGCGCTATAAGATGCCATGCGCGCGCACGCCAACCGTCCGGAAGTTTCACGCCCGCGTGTCGTTCCACCGCACCGCCTCGCTCCGCCTCCCACGTTGCTCCGTGCCACCGCTCCGCCTCCCACGCCGCTCGGTGCCGCCGCCTCCCACGACGAGATGTCGCCCCGCCGTCGCTCGACCTCCGGCTACCGCGGCATCCGCGCGCGGCCAAGCGGCACGTTCTACGCCGAGATCTGCAGCAGTGACAAGCGCATCGGGCTCGGCACGTTCGAGacggcgcacgaggcggcgcgcgCCTACGACGCGGTCGCCTGGCGCCTCGGCTGCTCCCGCCGCACCATGAGCTTCCACGACGTGTGGACGCGGGAGCAGGCGGAAGCGCTCGCGCCACCGCCTCCGGCCATCACGCGCGAGCATCAGCAGCGCCAGCGCGAGCTCGAGCAGCGGCTCGTCATCACGGAGCGCGACGAGCGCCTCCGCCTCAAGTGGGCGCGGCAGTTCATGGAGGACGTCGACGCGATGGAGGCCTTCTACGCGAAGAAgcaggaggagaaggcggcggcggtGAAGAAGAAGGCGGATCGTGACGAGCGGCGGGCGAAGTCGGCGGCGAGGAAGAAGGAGAGGGCGGAGAAGGCCGCGAGGAAGGCAGAGGAGAAGAAAAACGGCGCTGGCCCGTCGACCaccgtcctctcctcctcctcctcctcctcctcctcctccttcgagtggacatCCACTCCGGTGTCGGACACCACTCGGTCGTCGGATTTCGACTGGGACTCCGAGTAGTTTAGGGTAGTTTCGAAATAAATGTCGTTGAAGCGTCtaagtttgaaatatatttcgtaTTTCCAGTTAATTTTTTTTTAATCTATTTTGTAGCAAAATATGATCAAAAAGTTGTTTGCACCGCGCTGCGCGCTGCATAATGGAGCGTCTGGCAAAGGAATGTTTTTAGCGCCCGAGCATGCGCTGCATAATAGAGCATCCGGTGGGAAAAAAATAAATGCAGCACGCGGCAAGCTTTTACAGCGCGGTCACAGCGACGTATAGCACGCCGAATTTTAGTGCGTCTCTTGGATATGTTCTAAGAGCCTCCATCGACCCAGCCATACTACCACGCTTTGTATCGCGGTCAGACTACAACTCTCAAGTGCAAGGGAGGAACGTCATTTTAGTGGTTGTAATCCCTTGTTTAATTGTTCACATAAGACTTTCGAAATAATGCTGGCCATGGCCTTCGTTGGCTCTGCTTTACGGAGTACATCGCCAACTCATCTGTACGCATTATCATCAGGCGATAGATAAAAAGAACTGAAGATGGATCCGGCGAACCACGCACTGGCCTCCCGTTGCGAATCATGTTTGCTTGCTCTGTTGTCGCATGTCGACCGCTTCTTTTTCTATCGCATCATGAAACAAACCGTAGCCCGACTGTATCTTTATATATACCTAATGCCTGCTCGATGAGTCCTCGTACATGGCGATTCGACCATGCCATAAGTTAGAAGCACATGGCATGCACGATTCATAGTCGGTTACTATTCTGATTTCTTTTTAGGTGCTATTCTGATGGTTTGAGGGCAGCGCTTCGTTTGGCGTACGAACAAAAGAGATAGAGTTTGTCGACTGTCGTACCTACGACTTTCATTGGTGAAACGGATACTAACCATGTTCGATTTCCTCACAAACCCCAGACGGTGGACAGTTTTCTTGCGAGACACGGACTATGTTGAATTGCCACTTGTGGATGGCAACGGTGGGTTTTTTTTTTCTAAGTTTAGGGGTAAATCGGTCAAACAACGATGACCTACCACGGTtgcattgcaatttaatagtaaagattacgCTCGTACCAGTTCCATGCCTATTAGTACTGCTAATCTGTTTCGAAATCAGGTGCACTGTGTACATCAGCCTCAGGAGTATCAGGCTATAGCCGACTATTTTAAAGCTATGTATAAAACAACAGATTTGCTGGAAATCAGATGTCTGATACTTAATATGTTTAAGTCGAGCGTTTGGAGATTCGTATTTTGTGCTTGTATATTCATGCTCTAACTTTCGAGCTGTTTATGTGTGTTTGTGTTGTTGTTGGCCTAACACGTAAGCGGGCTGACTTGTTTTTTGTGGACCTTGTGGAGTGGGCTTTGTGGAGTGGGCTCGCGGAGTGGGCTCGTGGTGACGGTTCCTATCTACAAGGGGTCTTTCTCTCCCCCATGGAACCGCTTACCGCTCACTCCAGTTGCGTGTGTGTTGCAAACGACATATTTCCAGTTGCAtgtgggttgcaactgagattttttcgGTTACATGTGGGTTGCAACTGATTTTTTTTTCCAATTGCATGaccgttgcaactgagatttttccaGTTTCGTATATGTTGCAACTAAGAATTTCCACATACATGTGGGTTGCAACTGAAATTTTTCCAGTTACAACTGCGTCGCAACTAAGAATTTCCACTTACATGTGGGTTGCGACTGATACATTTTTGCAATTGTATAAGCGTTGGAACTGAGATTTTTCCGGTTGCGCATATGTTGCAACTTTAAGAATTTCCACATACATGTGGGTTGCACCTTAGATTTTTCCAGTTACGCATGCTTCGCAACTAAGAATTTCCACTTACATGTGGGTTGCAACTGAGTGTTTTTCCAGTTACACGTAAATTGCTACTAAATTTTTTTCTTATGTCTTAAATGGTTGCACAGATTATGTTTTCTAGTAAAAAATGCGAACGCACAAAACTGGATGCCAAAACTAAAGTAGTACACGAGGCTTAGTAAGCTACTGATGTCAGCGACTAAGACTTATTAAGTCTCAGGCGACTGTTCTCTAGGCGCTCCCATAAAACAAGTTGATATTCGAGAGTGGATTCTTGTAGCTCGAGCTACACATAGCTCTTTTGTTCAAAAAATCGAAAACCATATTTTAAGGTTTCAAAAGAAGTTGAAAAATAATCTTGAAGTAGATAATGTTGTGGTCCACCTACGTACAAAATTTGAATCGAAATACCTTATATTCCAAactgcataaaaatgacaaaatctgtcaGATTTTAAGGTTTTGAATTCACTACTATAAATGTAAGATTCTTTCAGCCCCGACCCGAATATAAGGTATTTTAAGTTAAAAAATTTACATGGTTGTGGAACACAACATTGTCGATATCCATATTTAttttcacatttttttgaaactttaaaatgCCAATTTGGATTTTTTAAAAGCGGTCTACACTTGGGGTTTCCGGTTGATATCCCAAGTGAAAAAGGGTGAGAGCGGCTGTTGCTTCAGCTAGTCTCTGCATTTCTTTTTCTGTCTGTGTGATTACTTGAGGCAGATGGGACCCAAAATAGGCAGGTTATGGAACAGGGTGTTAGAGAAACAATCTGTTTTTAGCAAATGCAACCAAGAGTTTGCAGACATCCTtttgcacttctgcagtgacgacaCGTCTTGACAGATGCGAAATACGAAATGTTCTTTCTGTGACAATGAAGAATCAGTGGAACACCTGTTTATGTCTTGTTCTTTTGCTAAGCTTATTTGGCGAATGGTTTTTGCTGCATATAATATTCCACCACCTTCCAATATCACAAACATGTTTGGGAATTGGCTTAATGGAATTGACAAAACGGATAAAGCTAGGATTCGTATTGGGGTTTTCGCTTTATGTTGGTCAATATGGAATTGCAGAAATGATATTGTTTTTAACAGAAAAGACTCTACtaatttcttgcaggttattcaCACTATGGTACACTGGATCCAGCTTTGACGTTTCTTGCTCCCGGAGGACCAGCGGGAGTacatggtttctggatgcaaccgCCTTCGATTGGTTGCCCAGGATACTTTCTAGCAGGCTACTTGGCGGCCTATTAGAAGATTGCAAGATGCCTAGCGCGTTTAGCTTTTCCTTCTTTTTTCGATGGCTGATTCTTGTATCGACCCTCGATGATCCTTGAATTGTAAACTTTTGAATTTTCGTTTTATTAATAAAAGGTTGTGTGCGTCAACCGATGCATAGACTGGGGCAtatcccatttcgaaaaaaaaacatcTTGACAGATCAAGTTAACCATGTCCACCTAAAAGAAAATGATGTTCAGATTCAAGAAGGTTGACCTTGGTTGCCCGCCAAATAGCAACCCCAAGGAAGTCATTTCCCCCCTCTCCCCCTCTCAACCAGCTACAGTACCTGAACCCACCCTCTCTCTCACCGGGccgctcctcctccctcttcgCCGGGCTAGCTGGCCGGAGTTGGAGACGAGATGGCGCCGGAGTaaatagtagtagtagtagagTTAGGTCTTGGTTCCTAGTGGCGTATGGCATGCATGCCGGGAGTGAGGTGGCGGATCCCATCGGCTGGATCTGGCGCcgcgtcgtcttcttcctcgacctcatggagctccggcggtcggagCCGGAGATGTGGCGGCGGAGGGAGATGAGGATCTCCGTAAATAAAGCCGTCCCCCGCGGATCTGGTACCTGGCGATGCTGCGGTGGTCTCCTCCTCTCTATTCATCACGGTGGTGAAAGAGAAGAAGGCTGCCCACCTGCTCGTCGTTGGCTTCTGCATCCGCAGCAAGGAAGCTCGTTGGCTTCTACTTGGAGGATCTTCACGCCGCCGCTGTCGCCGTATCCTAGGGCTAGAAGGCAGCCCCTCCACCGGAGGATTACCACGGCGCCACTGCCGCCGTTCTCTATGGCCgaagggcggcccctcctcgctcgTGTGACGGCGACTGGCCGTCCTCTGGGCATCTGCAACCTCCGTCAAGCATTCATGCCGACTCGGAGGATCTCAAGTTTCGTCGGAGTTAGCTCCCACCTCTGCACCCCAAGTGGTTCCGTCCCCGGCGGCGTAGAGGTTGACTCCGGTGAGATTCGTTGCGGTGATGAAGGAGCTGGACCTGATCGCGTTTTTGTGTTTTACTCTAGGGTCCTCAGTGCAATTTGTAAGGGCCAGGTTGTAATTTGCTTATTTTCCGTAGGTCTTTCTGTAAAATGTACTGCACCGCGTAATGAATGAAGCCCTTGGTCCTTCGGGACCTTTCCTATTCAAAAAAAAGAAGGTTGACCTTAGCATTCCACAACTCGGTACGTGTAGCGACTAGATCTCTGTTGAGAAACCTGGACACTCTGGATAATGGCATGAACTGTTTGACGGGCTTCCTCGAAGCTCAACATCACGGCACAAATGTCCCCGGAGATACCTTGCTTCATCTGGGCCAAGAACACCAACATTCATTAATTGATTTGATCGCGAATAAATAAGCATGCAAATTACAAAGCTATACTAGTTAGCAAAACTAGTTGAATGCCGGTGTGTTTCTACGGCCCAACAATTTTTTTCGTTCccccatttgcaaagataaaacatgaaaactcaagGGACACGCATTCCCTCGAAAATCATCTCCTAAAGTGAAATGGCCAACATATCACAAAGCACGTAGTAGAAACAAATTAAATATATCATTAGAATTGGATTTACTGGGATCTTGGAAGCGCCCCTGCTTTGATATGGATCATCTTTGAAATTTTCTATTTTGTCAATGTAGTACTCTCTTTATCAATCATCAGGACATGCATACCCTTCATTTTCTTAACTCTATTTGGTATGTCTTCTCTATCATACACCATGGAGTAAAATAAAATGTAGCATTACTCCTTCATCCTTGTTGTGCACTACCTTTGACATGTGACATCTTCCCTATGATCCAAAACAAAACACTAAGATTAGCTAAAAGTATATTACTGACGTTAGTATCCTTTCTATCCGTGGAAAAAAAACTTGGCTTGCGAAAGATATACTCCTAATAAACATGGAAGAAAAGTGACATATGTGCATTAATTGATCGAAACAATTACCTCTTCACCGTTATGACACAACAATGCATTTGTTTATATGTTGACAATAGCAAGGATATAATGAGTCACAACTCAAATTACTTTGCATGACCAATAAGCTTTGTATGATACTAACCATGCATGATCCTTGGCAAAGTTGTTGATCAACTCCATAATAAGGATAGCTTTGCCCACACGGCCACACCTGCACCACCAAAGACACCAATTTTACCACCTCTTTGATAGGTGCAAGTAGATTGACACCCTAGTGAGAGTAAAATAATTGCATCATTATAATAAATATATGTAAAGATAGGACGGACTCTAGACAAAACATTAAAGAGTAATCTGTATGGTTAACAGTATGGATGAAACCTACACCGACAAACAGTGTTAAGCAAAACATTGTAGTTCAAAAGTCCTCCCTACATACATGTCAAAAGTCGTGAGTGTTAAGAAAAACACTTTGGAGGGGCACCTTAATTCCAGTAACACTGCAGGTCACACCACACCTGGTTTTACCACCAACAAGTGGATAACCCAAATGACCACATTATCTTGCCATTGCTCTGCCTAATCCAAAGGTAAGATGTAAAAAGTAACCAGTGTGTAACAGGACAGAGAAGACAAAACGGTTGTCATCTGAAGCGAAATCAACAGAAAGGGGTCATGGCCACATTATCTTACACTTGTTAATTATGCCCCTTTTCCATGAACAGTTTCAGCCCGTACACTGGAGAAAACTCCAAAAACAGAACACAATCTCTAGATCGTCATTCCCCACCATATCAAACAATCCAGAAATCTACTGTTATATACTACCAAATCAAGAATGATCATCAGGCAATTAGTAGTAACCAACCATGGTGGACACGGACTTACACTGGACTACTTGGAGTAGAGGATGGTGCCGTGAACAGCATGAGATAATAACACAATCCTGAATTCTTCATCATTGACTATTAGACATGATATTGTCAACCAGCAGGAAAATTCCAAAGCTACATAAATATAAGAAATTAAGAAATGTAATCATAACCCTGGTGATTAATTTTTATCTTCCAAATGTCCGTACAAATAGAATGCCCAAGATAGGAtgctcctcctcttcttcatcggaagtTCTAGAGATGCATACCAACCAGGTGAAAATCCTAACTCAATTCACAATCAAAATTGAACATGAATTTATAGAGGTTGGACGCACCCGAGGTTAATAGAGGTTCCAACTGGAACAAACATGTCACTGGAGGAAGCACACACCTGTACTCGGATTGGGGGGAAGAGAGAAGAAAGCACATAGATCACAAGTGATACGTCCCGTCATAACCTGAACTGCCCCGCCACGTTCATGCGCAAGCATCGATCCCACTGCTGATCCTGCGTGAGGTCCAGTGCGCAGGTTACAGAGGCGCTGCAGCCTGTTGGTGTCGAACCAAAAGGGCTACGTTGTGCGTGGATTACAGGGTCGAGAAGAATCCAACGATTCAAGTAGTGTGGACATCGATAAGACATGCTTGTGGAGAGATTGCCTTTGCCACTTCGATAGACTCCATTTTGTTTTTATATGATATTGATGTAATTCCTAGTCAGTTCTC encodes:
- the LOC127304203 gene encoding uncharacterized protein, with amino-acid sequence MDLVHLVGWRVLAGDLLDYVRFRAVCAHWRSSTVCPLGRGIVDPRFHPRRWMILPEGHGVHPGDGKKRFLNLSTGAFARVRLPLLTEHRVLVSAEGLLLLGPYSRRDTGTILILHPFTGDIVKLPPLMPLLESYWAMLPGMGRHYYMQLDFVASLSVSADGTVAVMIVHQYLPCVLFATTKDEQWRASSWDLAPLSRPISFQGRLYILTPPATHGSQQLIMLVGPPRHEHATMPSSLAPPKLIATCPKGKYHHRLFLIGLAECDSQILAIGFEELRGLFICKVADLTMGKVSPMPSIGGNTIFLIERSTRIQSGDIIISRSMTSSCRVMPTVQSDTIVCRRQNYPWQYHLGTGNCSRIMCGCGVQDGYTIEGGCNCGLIYHIYHCCHCPDDWLSTYVFKV